GCATATATGTAGCCTCTCTctcgaaaacattttttaatgccaGGTGTACATAGAAAGACACACAAACAAGCCTTGCAAGTCAACTGATGAGGCTTCTCTCCAGCTGTGTGTGCAACAAATCTTTGGACAGTAAAAAGAGGCTGTAATTACTCTACATATAGGAACAATATATACGAATAGGGTTTCAACAACGGCTATTTCACAGTAAcgagttaataaattttatatgctactataaaataaaagaaagctCTCGATGAAAGGAATTTGCGTGTCTAGCGGGTTGTGCATCTTCGAAATTGCTCGTCGTCATAGTAAGTAATTTCTTATTTCGCACCGATCCTGAcgagagcataaaaaatggcACCAGGCAGTATATTTTTGTCATGGTCGCCGAGTTTTTCTTTTCTAGAGAAACTTCTGgagagtttaaatttaatttaatcaagttcCTCATAATTTTCGCAGTCGAAAATCACGGGAGCGtcaatttatacaatttagaGAGTGAAATTctctttctttaaaaaaatttgtgcacAGATTAGCAGAAAATTTGGCCAAATCTTCGGAAATCCAAATGTGACTCTCCACGAAATCGTAAAAAAGAGATCGAAACCAGGGTCCAGAACCAGAACGgtgttttctctctcttcagTCGAAGAGGCAGGCGATAACGGTTAACATACAATCACATGTTTTCGAGTAGCACAGCGGCTTTTCCGACTTGCCAATTTGCTCGTCCTTTTTCCTGAGGGacgccggctgctgctggtgctggtgcTGCTTCTTGTTATTTCTGTCGGGCTGTTTGCGCGAGAACCACCGCCAGCAACCTTTCGGCTTGCGCGACTTGCACGGTCTGATCGCGCACCTGCCAGGGTACTGCTGCGTCGCGATCGGCAGGTATTGAGGCGTCGACGCCTCCCGCGACCGCGACAGCTGCGCCCAGTTGATGTAGCCCAAAGTGTCCAGCTCCTCCTGGTCCGCACCGCCGTTGCCCAGCAGGTACAGCAGGAACAACTTCTGCTCTGCATCGTTCAACAACGGACTCCTGCAAACCAAACTATTTCAATTAGTCAATATatgtttttttgttattaacaattgaaaaaacagTCCCGAACGCGATCTCAGGTCTCACGCGACCTGAAGAAGGTACAAAATCGTCAAATTCTCTTTTTCTCGGAGATATCAGCAAAAATgatcgaaaaaattaaaccttgaCGGTAAACTTCGTTCAGCCTTCACAATTAAGATCACTACGTCACTTGATTGCTCGCAATCAGTGCATTAAATGTCACAGTCAAATCTGCAAGGTGGTTATGCATCTTGCGCGTCAACAGAGCGaggcaggttgcataaccttGGCGTCTAACCAGATCTCGTCGCGCTCTTTTTCCCTCTGACTGCATAGTTTGTTCATTCCgtcgtaaattttaaatcaagaaaaaattacacacCCCATTGGTCCTTCCGCGAATTCCTGGGTGCTGAGCAGAAGCAGGCGTGCAACCCTTCCGCTGCAAATGACACCAGAGCCACCGACCACGTCCTGCAAGTTTTCCGCGGTGTGCGACAGTTTTTGGCGTCGACACTCGCACTCCGCCCACCTCTCGACGGCGTTCAGCAGAGCCAACTCGGAGGACACGGCAAATGTGTCCCTGCTGATCACGGCCAACAGCGATTCCAGATCCAAATCTTCAAACTGAAATAGGAAATTTATGagtattttcattaaataacattttaaaaattctgtgagtaaaattggattttttctatgaaaataagttatttgctcgataaaaaatgaataaaatattttgctttttctctcAAACATAAGTGAACTTGAAATTTGAgctaaagaccgtctttgacgaggttTTAGatcacaccaatcgattcctgagggtcgaattaggtataattgatattttatctagacaaaaagtccagcgcgacgtgcgaactttttcccgccaaaacaatatgaatgcgaggagtgcgcatgcgtcagagcttgacaaagaagtcattcgtacaggcggtctctctgaaagtgctcaaaccagctctgacgcatgcgcacttctcgcattcaaattgttttggcgggaaaaaaggttcgcacgttgcgctgcacttttttaatggacaaaacatccactttacctaattcaaccctcaagaatcgattggtgagctcagaaacttcgtcaaagacggtctttaaataaaaaaatttaattaaaagatttaaatattaagctgtttcaattaaattattttttacctgttCAAGTGCGAGGATCTCGTTCGCGAACTGGTCCATGGTTTGTAAGCAGTTGTGCCTGAGTCGTCTGCTGGCTTCGCCCATGAACATTTTGCAGTCGGGAGTCGAGCCATCGGAGGTTCCAACTTGCTCGTCGCTCAGGGTATGTGGACCGTTGATCAGACTGGAGCTCTCAGACTCGCCACTCATCACAAGCTCGTACGCCGGAGGCGCTGACGGCTCGAAAATTTCATTCgtctgcaaattaaaagtattttcagaAGCGAGTCATggatatgaattttaattaattaaaattagttcagagaattagaaaaaaagaattctTAAAAACATGAAGaagtgtttaaatattttcagacgCCTACCTCACAATAGAAACCGGCAGCCAAGAAGACTTCAAGAGCACATTCAGGTCTCGTTTGCACGTGCTCGTTCAAAAAGGCGGCCACTTCCCACTCCAGGCCGGGACAAAGGTACATGTGCGCCACGTGGAAGGTGGACAGCGCCGTGGACACATTCTTGAACTCCGGCGCGTGGCCGTAGCAATACCTGAAATACGTGGAAAATACGCGGTTTAAAAAcagcacttttttaaaaatagacgcatttgtaattgaattttcacgagttaaaaaataatttacatcttGTCACTTCATAAGGCTCAAGGTTTATTATGACTAGTCTTTTTTtggtttataattttaatttttgcttgagTTTTAAGATagataaatttctctttttattaatgaatggTATAGTATGGATTAATCaaatgtctaaaatttaaatagtagGATTTTGtagcaacaaatttaaaggttaaaataattttaaagatttcgAAAGCTTTTTGcctaaaagaaatatttaaaaataaaagcaacccattttatcgaaattaaataatttaaaatctaaattaaaaggaaaatttaatcaattaacgAAGAAGAGAAACCTTGACATACCTGAGAAGGGACTCGAAGGCCCTGGGCTCGGTGTCCCTGATGGGGAGCGGCGTGCTCTTGTCCCTCTGGAAGGCGCCGGAGAGCATGGACTTGAGGACGGGACTGCTCTTGGCCACGACGTGGCTGTGGGCCGTCAGCCGCCACGTCTGCCCCTCGAAGCCCACCTCGAACTCGACGTCGGCGCCGCGCTCCTGGTTGTACATACCCCTGTAACGGAGTCTCTCTGCATTTCGCTTCTCGCACTCGTTCAGCATTTTTTCTCATCAGGTTCTGCAACACGACCGAGCAAGAAATTAGGCGCGAGTCTCGTGCGAGTTCTATCTCCATTCGCGGTTGAGGAAAGACGAAAAGAAATTCATGCATGCACGCGATCTACACTCGATACTAAATGGTTTTTAACGAAAGAGTTCGTTTATATTTCACATGTGGACGCTGTTATGTTAAAACTGGTTGTCCAAGTAATAACATGTCTAAAATTTGTTACAATAACTGGTGTTAATAGGTAGAGGCTattattcttcattttttgttatttgaatgaatggcggcttttttagatatttttttaacaaccaATTGATAGTGAATCagtgggggccagatgtgcgatgaaattggttcgcaatgcgcagatccaagatggcgtctgaatgtgggaagcaaaaagctctctttggattgtcgtacaagtgtcaagagtttgtttttacgatccaaaagacacaattagttaagagtaatgcaaattattgaccaaaacttgcttcttttcgcgcattttcaagTGCGACCGTTTATTCGCGCCACAcaccaccggacgccatacctgcgcgtcgcacaaatctggaccccgctggttGAGACGTATATTACGCCCTTTcgaggttttttttattacagttcaacaaaaaattaaaatttgcacctTTTCTAGGgttaattctaaattatgaaattagaTATTATAGAAAAAACAATCGATCCTATTTTTAATgcgtaatttttatgaataatattttaaaatatttttcgacgGCTTCGTCAATTAACCGCGGTGATGTCGCCACTGTTGCAACAGACtagtgaattttgaaactgtttAGACATCCATGATTgtgcaatcatttttattgtggtTGGGGTTAGATGCTCCTGAACAGCACCATAACACGCGAATTTTTTCAAGGACCAATCAGAGCGCGTTTTAAGGGAAGAAATCTCATGCCTTTTCCCTCGCATGTGTGCTTGACccatttttaaagcaattaacAACTTTTTGATTGTTATCTAATTGTTATCTAATTTCAATGAcactgatattttattaataaaataggccctttcttcaaaattaaaaaatctcattgtCAATTAAGAAGAACCATTATCAGGTGGTATTCTGAGGCTGGCATACTTGACCTTTAGGAATGGAAAAATCCTGATATGCCGGGGAGTGGGGCACGCTACTTGGGCACTctcataaaatacaaaagtttGTCGGCCTTTTATATCGCTTTACCATTTTTCTTGGGGCATTGACCGTGCACAGGCATTTTCATCCCAATTACCTACAACATGAGAATTAATAGAGAACTCAGGTCTGaagaattttatgaattaatggaaaattctGTTCAGGTAGCAGGtaacagagaaaaaaatgtgcaacGTCAGTTGAATTCTTTCCTGAAAAAGGTACATGAATAACCTGCACTCCAACATTCCCAAGTGGAATTTTCTatcaattctatttttatctgtataaagagaaacattaatttaaaacgtttacTTTTCCTTAAGCTTTAGATTGTTTTTTCATAGAtggaagtatttttaaattgaaatggataactatttttaaattattgaatatgaaaaatctcgatcagttttcaataatttcaaaaaccttGATAAACACGGTTTGAGTAAATGAATCATTCAGAGTTGTCTTTCATTCATTAGCTCCCATCAGaatcagtaaaataaaacgatgaaACATCTGTGAGCAAGCTGACAGATAGCTGCGTCACAACAGTCATCTACTGTTTCTGTCGAAAGTGAAAACAAGAGCCGCGGGCTACGTTTAGCATTCCGTATatttgcgaaaaaaataactgaCATATATATTTGTCAAGTGTTAATATCCGAAAATTCAGCAGAGAGACGCGTTTGAATGCAGCGTCTGTGTGCCCAATAATAATGATCAGCTTTGTGGAAGAAATAAAGGGACATCTGCATTGCCGAGTGACTGACAAGAGTGAGCGTGCCGCCGTTGTTTGCTTTTGGGCTGCACGCGGCCGAGAAgatgaagagaaaaaagtgcCATAAAACCACACtgtcaaatatattatttgtataatttgattaatggGAATGGAGATATAGGGGCCTgcctgtttatttaatttgtctgcTCGTTCGACTCAATACTGAAAGTTTTATTGctcctttaaataaatttggttgttTGATAAATGATGGAAATTatatgcaatttaattagttgTCGATCTTGAATCGAAACAGAATTTAGTTACATGGTGCTCCTTTTTTTGCGCCTCATAATTAACATCGCTGATGCCTAATAATTTGAGCAgacttttttttcaaatggcaaacTGGAATtggtgaattttagacgattgactatttttttctaagcttcagATCATTGCGGacaatcaaaaaattcaaatacatttttaatatgaattattttaattcaacaataaTTGATATCTTTAAATAACATGTTTTTTACTTTCCATAtcatagtttttatttaaatatttaaattgctagATGAATTAAGGagtattaaattgattaaatttatacaaatcaTTGACATCCAGcagaaagtcaaaattttgttgcactataaatgaaatttgagcTTGACTAGCCGTGTAGTCTGGGATCTGTGCGGTGAAAGTTGATGCACATTCATATTCATAGTGTTGTCATTCTATATCTGAATAACAATTTTCCGTGTGTGCAACTTCACGTTCCGACTGTTCTAAGAATGCAATGAAAGCAGAATTCGCGCACACGCTGTGCGAGAGGATGACGGCATTATGAAGGTCAGCAATGCAAACAAACAGCAGAAAAAGATCTTTTTACTGCACGCATCTTGGAGGAAATCGCTGGACCATGCGTTCGGCCGTAAAACAGCCAAGCAAAACAATTAGCGTCCTGCTCTCCAGTGTCAACATTGCATTCCGCGGCCTGTGGGAATGCGCTGCTTTTGCTCAAACGACGCCCGGCGcgtatgtaaatttttactatgTGGTTGTAATAATTCTTACGTGCCGAACGCGAGACACAACGGCGTGGTGacggaatttaaatttgtgtattgCTCTaacaatgtttattttagtgCTTCAGGGTTGGGATTTTCATACCATTTgtctaattttgattattttttgccgaATTAATAGTTTCCcgcggtcagaagtcaatattatggagtcgaaatttataattgtttgaatattcgcccattttgaagctgcgcagtaaatttgtgcgcatctcaagcatgcgcagtatgttcagatcgcttctttaTCTCACAGGAAGGCTGAAacgcatcactgcgcatgcgtgacccaaattaaaaccttttgcgcagtcgtaattcccaccgggggtccagattgcgatctgtgttagattccgccggtcagaagtgaataatggcgtcgaaataattgcggacaatcaggagacagtccaacGACCAATCAGTAGcttcgaaaaagaggcgtgccaaccaaataatttcattcccgcgtattttgttacatttccaatGGCATGATGTGTTATCTAACGGTTCATTCACCAATTActgggctaatcagctgttagtaaagaaataaaaacaaaaatattcattgtgctgaagctattttcatgataaatttcattctaCGTTaaaaactttcccgccgtgatctaccagacgccatatctgcgcgtcacgTGGATCCGGCCCCTCTGgtgattaatttcaaactgtcagaaaaaaaaattaaatttacattcagCGAGACACGAATCttgatttttctagaaaatttcccaaatagAAAAGTCACGTGCAGAATTATAAGGGCTTGTAGaagaatttcaatatttcctcATACATTCTTTGTTAAAATCAATATGAGCAGTTAttcgcgagattggaggtcgattggacgcgatttttcagcgtagaaatttttaggtggcagttatatttgcttaaagtacttgttaatagatggtgaaattccaaatttgaagctcgggaatgggggcgttccctattttttcggtatctcaaaaatacccgaaaaacgaattgtgttaatgaattgtaaactgcaactcttgactgcattgaggtatcaccttgaaattttcactgcccaacctagtttttgatcctgaacaacttttgcatttacaaaaaattcgcaggtcgaaggtcaaggtcaccttttgcgacctttttttgaaaattcaaaattaagggatgatagccccctacgatttttttggagttcagggctgaaatgtagcccgtgaaattctgcacaagcacaccaagtttcataggtgcaatcgcgatacttttgctgcaattcgaatttgaagtttgaaaacctgatCGAGGCCGCTTTACCGCGCGTGGACTTTGAGCAGCGATTTCACCTCTTgttcttcaagttgatttttttcgcatttcgcttgcttagaaacaccaatggggcctcgggtagaccaaggaaggtcaaaatcgaccttcagggtctgtccctgacgtgaccctgagatccgaaatatcgaaaatttccaatttcatcgaacttggtgtcctttaataggttttcaccaccgtagagctcaaatatgcagccaaaactgccgaatgacaatcctgaaaccggttcttgaaataattgtggtagccattcatccagacgtgatgtgtgaaatggtcaaaattttgaaatttttaatttatgaaaagataCTTCTTATTTGCACATATGAAGTATAATATGTGCTGATAATAAAGGATCTTATATGCTTAGtactatgaaaaaatgttattaaatgcaataacaaataatctacttttaaaaactaaaaaaatttgtttccttacatttttaagtaaaaattttaaagatgtaatttatttgttattgctctaaataaatttgttaactttgtaaaaaaaacgatcggtttttttaaaactcaatataaatttcgtgtgtacaaaacagaagaatcttttcatatattaaaaatttcaaaattttgaccatttcacacatcacgtctggatgaatggctaccacaattatttcaagaaccggtttcaggattgtcattcggcagttttggctgcatatttgagctctacggtggtgaaaacctattaaaggacaccaagttcgatgaaattggaaattttcgatatttcggatctcagggtcacgtcagggacagaccctgaaggtcgattttgaccttccttggtctacccgaggccccattggtgtttctaagcaagcgaaatgcgaaaaaaatcaacttgaagaacAAGAGGTGAAATCGCTGCTCAAAGTCCACGCGCGGTAAAGCGGCCTCGatcaggttttcaaacttcaaattcgaattgcagcaaaagtatcgcgattgcacctatgaaacttggtgtgcttgtgcagaatttcacgggctacatttcagccctgaactccaaaaaaatcgtagggggctatcatcccttaattttgaattttcaaaaaaaggtcgcaaaaggtgaccttgaccttcgacctgcgaattttttgtaaatgcaaaagttgttcaggatcaaaaactaggttgggcagtgaaaatttcaaggtgatacctcaatgcagtcaagagttgcagtttacaattcattaacacaattcgtttttcgggtatttttgagataccgaaaaaatagggaacgcccccattcccgagcttcaaatttggaatttcaccatctattaacaagtactttaagcaaatataactgccacctaaaaatttctacgctgaaaaatcgcgtccaatcgacctccaatctcgcaaataactgctcatatttattttggcgaATTTACATCGCCttatatttttccatgaaattgGGGAtgggaaatttatatttcagaaTATTATAGcctgaaagaaaatgaaataaattggcaaatcattttaaattaaattaacaagaaaAGCATCTAAAAATCCCAGCCCTTTAGATCGCAAATC
The nucleotide sequence above comes from Cloeon dipterum chromosome X, ieCloDipt1.1, whole genome shotgun sequence. Encoded proteins:
- the LOC135947360 gene encoding BTB/POZ domain-containing protein 2-like isoform X1, which produces MLNECEKRNAERLRYRGMYNQERGADVEFEVGFEGQTWRLTAHSHVVAKSSPVLKSMLSGAFQRDKSTPLPIRDTEPRAFESLLRYCYGHAPEFKNVSTALSTFHVAHMYLCPGLEWEVAAFLNEHVQTRPECALEVFLAAGFYCETNEIFEPSAPPAYELVMSGESESSSLINGPHTLSDEQVGTSDGSTPDCKMFMGEASRRLRHNCLQTMDQFANEILALEQFEDLDLESLLAVISRDTFAVSSELALLNAVERWAECECRRQKLSHTAENLQDVVGGSGVICSGRVARLLLLSTQEFAEGPMGLVCRSPLLNDAEQKLFLLYLLGNGGADQEELDTLGYINWAQLSRSREASTPQYLPIATQQYPGRCAIRPCKSRKPKGCWRWFSRKQPDRNNKKQHQHQQQPASLRKKDEQIGKSEKPLCYSKTCDCMLTVIACLFD
- the LOC135947360 gene encoding BTB/POZ domain-containing protein 3-like isoform X2; this encodes MLNECEKRNAERLRYRGMYNQERGADVEFEVGFEGQTWRLTAHSHVVAKSSPVLKSMLSGAFQRDKSTPLPIRDTEPRAFESLLRYCYGHAPEFKNVSTALSTFHVAHMYLCPGLEWEVAAFLNEHVQTRPECALEVFLAAGFYCETNEIFEPSAPPAYELVMSGESESSSLINGPHTLSDEQVGTSDGSTPDCKMFMGEASRRLRHNCLQTMDQFANEILALEQFEDLDLESLLAVISRDTFAVSSELALLNAVERWAECECRRQKLSHTAENLQDVVGGSGVICSGRVARLLLLSTQEFAEGPMGSPLLNDAEQKLFLLYLLGNGGADQEELDTLGYINWAQLSRSREASTPQYLPIATQQYPGRCAIRPCKSRKPKGCWRWFSRKQPDRNNKKQHQHQQQPASLRKKDEQIGKSEKPLCYSKTCDCMLTVIACLFD